In Pseudomonas rhizosphaerae, one DNA window encodes the following:
- a CDS encoding TenA family transcriptional regulator, which produces MNDPFIRLGPLMDAKSYPEWAQKLIEDCAPNKRRVVEHEVYARMRDNQLSSRTMRHYLIGGWPVVEQFSLYMAQNLTKTRFARHPGEDMARRWLMRNIRVELNHADYWVHWSQAHGVSLQDLIAQDVPAELHALSHWCWQSCATDSLAVAMAATNYAIEGATGEWSAVVCADDTYAQAFPEQNRKRAMRWLSLHAQYDDEHPWEALEIICTLIGNHATEAQQTELRNAICKSYDFMFLFLERCMALEQQRTTTLDNRVVA; this is translated from the coding sequence GTGAACGATCCTTTTATTCGACTGGGTCCGCTGATGGACGCAAAGAGTTATCCCGAGTGGGCGCAGAAACTCATCGAAGACTGCGCGCCTAACAAGCGGCGGGTCGTCGAGCATGAGGTCTATGCACGAATGCGCGACAATCAGCTGAGCTCGCGCACCATGCGCCACTACCTGATCGGCGGCTGGCCGGTGGTGGAGCAGTTCTCGCTGTACATGGCGCAGAACCTGACCAAGACGCGCTTTGCCCGGCATCCGGGCGAGGACATGGCGCGGCGCTGGCTGATGCGCAATATCCGCGTCGAGCTCAACCATGCCGATTACTGGGTGCACTGGAGCCAGGCGCATGGCGTCAGCCTTCAGGACCTCATCGCCCAAGACGTGCCGGCCGAGCTGCATGCGCTCAGCCATTGGTGCTGGCAGAGCTGTGCCACCGACTCGCTGGCGGTCGCCATGGCGGCCACCAACTATGCCATCGAGGGTGCAACCGGCGAGTGGTCGGCAGTCGTGTGCGCTGACGACACCTACGCCCAGGCATTCCCCGAGCAGAACCGCAAGCGCGCCATGCGCTGGTTGAGCCTGCACGCCCAGTACGACGATGAGCATCCATGGGAAGCCCTGGAAATCATCTGCACGCTGATCGGCAACCACGCTACCGAAGCGCAGCAGACCGAGCTGCGCAACGCCATCTGCAAAAGCTACGACTTCATGTTCCTGTTTCTCGAGCGTTGCATGGCGCTCGAGCAGCAGCGCACCACGACCCTGGACAACAGGGTCGTGGCGTGA
- a CDS encoding YciK family oxidoreductase, which yields MFDYSARPDLLAGRVILVTGAGRGIGAAAAKTYAAHGATVLLLGKTESNLTAVYDEIEAAGHAQPVVIAFDLQSAHTEQYAQLAQMIETTFGRLDGLLHNASIIGPRTPLDVLPDDEFVQVMQVNVNATFMLTRALLPLLKQAADGSVVFTSSSVGRKGRAHWGAYGVSKFATEGLMQTLADELEGVSAARSNSINPGATRTAMRAQAYPAEEPSRNPLPEHIMPVYLYLMGPDSAGINGQAFDAQ from the coding sequence ATGTTCGATTACTCAGCCCGCCCCGACCTGCTGGCCGGGCGCGTCATCCTGGTCACCGGTGCCGGCCGCGGCATCGGCGCCGCCGCCGCGAAAACCTACGCAGCCCATGGTGCCACCGTGTTGCTGCTGGGCAAGACCGAATCCAACCTCACGGCTGTCTATGACGAAATCGAAGCAGCCGGGCATGCCCAGCCGGTGGTCATCGCATTCGACCTGCAAAGCGCGCACACCGAGCAGTATGCGCAGCTGGCGCAGATGATCGAGACCACGTTCGGCCGTCTCGACGGCCTGCTGCACAACGCTTCGATCATTGGCCCGCGGACGCCGCTCGACGTGCTGCCCGACGACGAATTCGTCCAGGTGATGCAGGTCAATGTGAATGCCACTTTCATGCTGACTCGTGCCCTGCTGCCCTTGCTCAAGCAAGCGGCGGATGGCTCGGTGGTGTTCACCTCCAGCAGCGTCGGTCGCAAGGGCCGTGCGCACTGGGGTGCCTATGGCGTATCGAAGTTCGCCACCGAGGGCTTGATGCAGACCCTGGCGGACGAGCTGGAAGGCGTCAGCGCCGCGCGCTCCAACAGCATCAACCCTGGCGCGACGCGTACCGCCATGCGCGCGCAGGCGTACCCGGCCGAGGAACCGAGCCGCAACCCGCTGCCCGAGCACATCATGCCGGTGTACTTGTATCTGATGGGACCCGACAGTGCCGGGATCAACGGCCAGGCGTTCGACGCCCAGTGA